Genomic DNA from Paucilactobacillus hokkaidonensis JCM 18461:
CAAGGAATGGATGGAAGAGTAGGCCATCTGATCCTGCAGGAACTTCGCTAGCAATTTGAGTTAACATGTCATAGGAATCTATGTTCATCATGTCAGCTGTAATCTTTTCAGGTGCAAATAATTGATCACGAACCCAACGGAAGACGATTCCACCATTATTGACCGGTCCGCCGACGACCCATTTGTCTTTGGTTAATGCGTAACAAAAGACACGACCCTTAGGATCAATAGTTGGTTTGTCAGTAACTACACGAACGGCACCAGATGTACCAATTGTGACAGCAACAACGCCCGGATCAATAGCATTGACACCGAGGTTAGACAATGTGCCATCAGACGCACCCATAATAAATGGAGTATCAGTGGGAATACCAATTACCTTAGCATATTCTGCATGCATGCCAGAAACTTGTTCGAATGGATCGACCAATTCAGGAAGTTGGTCACGACTGACACCGGTAAGCTCTAATGCTTGCTCGTCCCAATCAAGGTTAAAAATATTGAACAGTCCAGTTGCAGATGCAATTGAATACTCTTCCTTCAAAACGCCGAATAAACGGTAGAAAATGTATTCTTTAATTCCAATCCAGTAAGCGGCATTGTCGTAAATATCTTTATGTTCATTTTTAAGCCAGATTAATTTATATAATGGTGACATCGGATGAGTAGGGGTACCTGTTTTTTTGTATAACTCAAATCCAATTCCATTTTTTTTATATTCATCGGCATATTTTGCAGCACGGTTGTCGGCCCATGTGATAACACGAGTGATCGGATTGTGATCTTTATCCAATCCAATCAAACTGTGCATTGCGGCTGAAAATGAAACTCCGCGCAGGGTACCAGTAGTTAAATCAGCTTTACGTAATACTTCAGTCAATGCATCAACGACTGCATCGAAAATTTCATTTGGATCTTCTTCAGCCATGTCAGGTTGATCTTGGTAAAGTGGATATAATTTATTGGCATACCCAAGCACGTTGCATTGATCATCATACAAAACGGCCTTGGTGCTGGTAGTACCTAAATCCACACCGATCATATAGTCCATTAGTAAACTTCCTTTCAAAATTAGAGTGTGAATGCAACCGAGTAAGTTTCGTAGGCTAAATTCACTTTGCTTTGAGCGCGTTCTAGGCGCTCGGAGCTAAGTGGGTTTAGCCCTAGAAACTTGGTTGCATTCACACGTTTCAACTTAAGTTCAAATTAACAACGAACTCCATTATATGAAAAACGCTTTCACAATTCAAGTGATTTGTTGTAAAATATTTACAAAGAATAAAATTAACTATTTTGGGGTGACGTAATGGTAGAAGACAGCCTGGTTAGTATCAAGGCTTATTATAATGGTTTTAGTGACAATGAAAAGAAGATTGCGTCGTACGTAGTCAAGCATGCAGCGATAATTCAAGAATTGACAATTAGTGATTTGGCCAAAAAATGTCAAACATCAACCGCTTCAATTTCACGATTTGTTAAACATATTGGGTATCTTAATTATCGTGAATTTCTAATGGAAATGCCAAAAAGTACGTATGGTGATGTTTTTAGTGAAATCGAAGAAGATGATTCGGATACCCAAATCACGGAAAAAACTTTTAATGGAGCCATTAATGCGTTAAAGGCAACTAAAAAAATGCTTGATAAAAATAAAGTCAAACAGGCCGCCAAATTTTTACAGCATACAAATAAATTGAGCTTTTTTGGGCTGGGAGGTTCATCAATTGTCGCATTGGATGGATTCCATAAATTTATTCGAACGAGTTTAGAATGTGAATACCATCCAGATTTTGATATTCAGCTCATGCAGGCAGTTAAATTAACAAAAGATGACTGTGCGATTGTAGTATCACACTCGGGTAGGAATCAACAAACTATGCTGGTGGCTAAAGAACTGAAAAAAAGGCATGTCCCGATTATTGCAATAACAAGTTACCCAACTAGTGAACTAGCACAAATTGCAGATGTAGCATTAATTGCGGTAGCTGAAGAGGTTAACTTCAGATCAGAAAGTATGTCATCATTAATGGCACAATTGACGATTATGGATAGTTTATTCATGATGACTGCAATTTATCATACGGATAAGACGGAAAATATCTTGAGAGATGTAAGGGGCATTATGCAAAAGACAAGAGCGTGAGCACCCGCGAACAAGCGACGTAGGATAAGAGCAACCCGGCCATTAGTTAATTTGGACTTTAAATTGACTGATGGCCGGGTTGCTCTTATCCCTAGTCACTTGTGGCTGCGAACGCGTTTACTCCATAAACCAGGGGGAGAAAGTACGTTCTATCATTAAAAGACATGCTCATTTAATGAAAAATAATGATCAACAAACCTATCCGCAAAAAAAGTAACGATTCCCCAAACAACGATCACGGCACCTATCATCAAACCTATAATTCTGGTAAAATATATACCATTACCAAGGAGGACGGCTGATGGCTAAACGTAAAATTGAACCGATTTATGATAATACGTTTCGACGCAGCAATCGGCATAATTATAAAAAACATCCGTGGATAATACTGGTAATCGTGCTATTGGTTCTAGGTGGTGCTGGGGGGTTAATCTGGCATAATCACCACCAATCAGCGTTGAATTCATACGCAGTTCGTGGGGTTAGTGTAAATCAGGCTGATGGCTATGTTGACTTTCATCAATTGCAAAGTCAGAAAATAAAATTTGCATATTTGAAGGCAACTTCTGGGGCTAGTTATCTAGATGACGATTTCATTGATAATTATCAGCGGATTTCCGGCAGTAACTTGCAAGTTGGAATTTATCAACAGTTTAGTTTTACATCGAGTGCTAAAAGTCAATTTCGGTATTTAGTTAGTCAGGTTCAACAGCAGTCTGGTAACTTACCGATTGCGATTCAAGTAACATATTACGGTAAGTATGCGGACACGCCGCCGAATGCAAAAAAGCAGGGGCAAAAGTTAGCCGAACTGGCAGAATTGTTGTCAGAACATTATGGACAGGGATGTATTATCTGGGCAACGCCAGCTGTTCAGCGAGATATTGTGGATTCTTATTTACCACAAAATAAAAAATGGTCGGTACCCACAAAACTTAAACGGCAAGGTAAAGACGTAATGTTTATCCAGTATACGGGGCATCAAAAATTAGAAGTTGACGGAGTTAGAACAGATTTAACCCAGTCAGTCTTTAATGGCAGCTTGAAACAATGGAACGAACAATTTGGTAGTAATGAGTAGAAAAAAGCTAAGCCAAAAATTAATTTCAGCTTAGCTCCTAGAATGTAATTATTGCTCAGGCACCGTAATGGTATATGTTTGATCATCCGCATCGTCAATAAGCTTGACGGGACGCTGCTCATTGGCTTGGATGGTAATATGATAGCCAAATTTATCAATATAGATTAAATGATGGTCATCGATTAACTCCACGGTTGTGGTGATATCATGATTATCGATCGATAATTTTAAATCTGGTGTAATTTCTAACTGATGGGTTCGGTTGCGTTCGGGATCATAATATTCCCACGTTCCGGCATAAAAAATGGGTAACGAGGTTGTATGTGCAGATTTGGAACGACCTAGTCCCAGTGTACTGGATAGTCCGGCAATTAATCCTGCACCGAATAATAAAATGTTATGTCGTTTCATTTTGATTGAGCCTCCCCATTTGATTAAAATAAATTGACCCCGTCATCAATTGCTTTACTCTATTATACAATAATGTGAACAAATATTCTTTTACATTTATGTAAAATTCGTTGATAAACTGATAAAATAGAATTATAACTAAAATAGGAGGCCAAACATGCTTAAACTAGGGATTATTGGTACTAATTGGATTACGGATCAATTTATAGAAGCGGCAAATGTTACAAAGAGATGGCAATTGACAACGGTTTTCTCACGGACAACGCAGCGAGCACAGGAATATAGCTCAAAGTTTCACGCACAAGAATTTTTTACGGATATCAATGAATTTTTTAGTAATGGCGTGTTTGATGCTGTGTATATTGCCTCACCAAATAGTTTGCATTACCAATATGCTCGACAGGCGATTGAAAATGATAAGCATGTCATCGTGGAAAAACCGGCATTTACTAACCCGGACGAATTTTCCCAAATAGAAGCATTGTTGCAGGCCCATCCCAAAGTCCGGTTAGTGGAAGCTGCTAGGCATGTGCACACACCATTGTTTGCACAGGTCAAGCAACAAGTTAATGATATGGATCAGGTTCAGGGGGCTACCTTAACATATATGAAGTATTCTTCACGTTACGATCAAGTGCTGGCCGGTAAAACCCCCAATGTATTTTCATTGGAATTTGCTGGTGGTGCATTACAAGATTTAGGAGTTTATCCGGTCTATAGTGCCGTGGCATTGTTTGGCGAACCAAATAGTGTCGTCTATTTTCCGACATTAATTGCTACTAAGGCAGACGGTAAGGGTGTCGCGATTTTACGATACGATGATTTTGAAGTCACGCTTAATTTTGGTAAAACGTCCAATTCGCATCTAGTTTCTGAGATTTATGGTTTGAAAGATACGTTGGTAATGGATAACCCGGCTGATCTAACTGATGCAGTATATTACGATGCAGATCAGCAGGCCCACAAATTAAGCGCGCCGGTAGAAGCAAATGACATGGTGCCTGAATTACGGGATTTTGCGGCATTATTGGAACAACCTAACGATAAAGAACAATTAAAAAAGTATCAAGAGTGGTTTGATTTAAGCCGCCAAGTAAATTCATTGTTGGATACGTTGCGTCAATCAGCGGGAATTGAGTTTCCGTCAGATAATCGATAGGGTGTGTAAAAAGATGATTGAAATTTTTCAGCAACATTTTAAAGAACGAGGATTTAAAGAACCAACGGCCATCCAAACAGCTGTAAATGATGCGATGGCCAATGATAAGTCGGTACTGGGGATTGCTCCAACCGGTTCTGGTAAAACGATTGCGTTTACGCTGCCAATTTTACCTAAAGTAATGGCTGGTCAAGGAACGCAAGTCTTGGTGCTATCACCGTCACAAGAATTAGCTGTACAAACGACTAAGGTAATGCGGGAATGGGCGCAATTATTAGATTTAAAGGTAATGTCATTAACTGGTGGCGCCAATATGAAGCGCCAGGTTGAGAAATTAAAAAGCCATCCAGAAATTTTAGTGGGGACACCAGGGCGAGTATTACATTTACTAGAATCAAAGCATTTAAAATTGGGCCATTTGCAAACGATGATCATCGATGAAGCTGATGATATGTTGCAAGATAGTACATTGGCTGTGATTGAAGACATTGAACGGGCAACGCCACTGTCAACTCAATTAGGATTTTTTTCGGCAACTAAAACAGAAGTACTAGATGGACTTAATTATATGTTTGGTCGGGATATTATTGAGTATGATGTTCGTGATGAAGATCATTCGCAAGGGATTGTCCGGCATGGGCAAATGGAGATTGCTGGCAAGCAACGTGGCGAAATGTTACGGCGTTTCAGTCACATTAAAGATTTTCGAGCACTAGTATTTTTCAATCAAACTAAAACAATGATGCATGTGGCCAGCCAGCTTGAACATGAGCATGTATCTGCGATGGTATTAGGCGGGCAACAGCGAAATACTGACCGTGAAAAGGCATTGCGGATGTTCCGTAATCGCCAATTAAAATTTTTGCTAACGACGGATGTGGCTGCAAGAGGACTGG
This window encodes:
- a CDS encoding DUF4828 domain-containing protein; this encodes MKRHNILLFGAGLIAGLSSTLGLGRSKSAHTTSLPIFYAGTWEYYDPERNRTHQLEITPDLKLSIDNHDITTTVELIDDHHLIYIDKFGYHITIQANEQRPVKLIDDADDQTYTITVPEQ
- a CDS encoding GH25 family lysozyme, which translates into the protein MAKRKIEPIYDNTFRRSNRHNYKKHPWIILVIVLLVLGGAGGLIWHNHHQSALNSYAVRGVSVNQADGYVDFHQLQSQKIKFAYLKATSGASYLDDDFIDNYQRISGSNLQVGIYQQFSFTSSAKSQFRYLVSQVQQQSGNLPIAIQVTYYGKYADTPPNAKKQGQKLAELAELLSEHYGQGCIIWATPAVQRDIVDSYLPQNKKWSVPTKLKRQGKDVMFIQYTGHQKLEVDGVRTDLTQSVFNGSLKQWNEQFGSNE
- a CDS encoding DEAD/DEAH box helicase; its protein translation is MIEIFQQHFKERGFKEPTAIQTAVNDAMANDKSVLGIAPTGSGKTIAFTLPILPKVMAGQGTQVLVLSPSQELAVQTTKVMREWAQLLDLKVMSLTGGANMKRQVEKLKSHPEILVGTPGRVLHLLESKHLKLGHLQTMIIDEADDMLQDSTLAVIEDIERATPLSTQLGFFSATKTEVLDGLNYMFGRDIIEYDVRDEDHSQGIVRHGQMEIAGKQRGEMLRRFSHIKDFRALVFFNQTKTMMHVASQLEHEHVSAMVLGGQQRNTDREKALRMFRNRQLKFLLTTDVAARGLDIVKLPAVINFDLPTEAVTYVHRVGRTGRQGEPGLVVNFGNDHDLRDLKKLLADEKYDLKPIYFAHNQLVDERPQHGEKPAHTENVQEKAHRAVRKAQLSDEHVNVGKSINRTIDVAKDQPTKAKRHKKKRHDKNKGIRLKRRRQAEEKK
- the gntK gene encoding gluconokinase produces the protein MDYMIGVDLGTTSTKAVLYDDQCNVLGYANKLYPLYQDQPDMAEEDPNEIFDAVVDALTEVLRKADLTTGTLRGVSFSAAMHSLIGLDKDHNPITRVITWADNRAAKYADEYKKNGIGFELYKKTGTPTHPMSPLYKLIWLKNEHKDIYDNAAYWIGIKEYIFYRLFGVLKEEYSIASATGLFNIFNLDWDEQALELTGVSRDQLPELVDPFEQVSGMHAEYAKVIGIPTDTPFIMGASDGTLSNLGVNAIDPGVVAVTIGTSGAVRVVTDKPTIDPKGRVFCYALTKDKWVVGGPVNNGGIVFRWVRDQLFAPEKITADMMNIDSYDMLTQIASEVPAGSDGLLFHPFLGGERAPIWDANARGSFFGLTRKHTRAHMVRAALEGIVYNLYTVMLALEEVVGKPKEIMATGGFARSELWRQMLADIFESPVTIPKSFESGALAAVVMGMKSLGTIDDLSDIKNFIGETNTYQPNPENYEVYRELVPIYIRLSRQLQTEYANIAAFQRKHGSTK
- a CDS encoding MurR/RpiR family transcriptional regulator, with the translated sequence MVEDSLVSIKAYYNGFSDNEKKIASYVVKHAAIIQELTISDLAKKCQTSTASISRFVKHIGYLNYREFLMEMPKSTYGDVFSEIEEDDSDTQITEKTFNGAINALKATKKMLDKNKVKQAAKFLQHTNKLSFFGLGGSSIVALDGFHKFIRTSLECEYHPDFDIQLMQAVKLTKDDCAIVVSHSGRNQQTMLVAKELKKRHVPIIAITSYPTSELAQIADVALIAVAEEVNFRSESMSSLMAQLTIMDSLFMMTAIYHTDKTENILRDVRGIMQKTRA
- a CDS encoding Gfo/Idh/MocA family protein, whose product is MLKLGIIGTNWITDQFIEAANVTKRWQLTTVFSRTTQRAQEYSSKFHAQEFFTDINEFFSNGVFDAVYIASPNSLHYQYARQAIENDKHVIVEKPAFTNPDEFSQIEALLQAHPKVRLVEAARHVHTPLFAQVKQQVNDMDQVQGATLTYMKYSSRYDQVLAGKTPNVFSLEFAGGALQDLGVYPVYSAVALFGEPNSVVYFPTLIATKADGKGVAILRYDDFEVTLNFGKTSNSHLVSEIYGLKDTLVMDNPADLTDAVYYDADQQAHKLSAPVEANDMVPELRDFAALLEQPNDKEQLKKYQEWFDLSRQVNSLLDTLRQSAGIEFPSDNR